One window of the Thermasporomyces composti genome contains the following:
- the upp gene encoding uracil phosphoribosyltransferase has product MRIHVADHPLVAHKLTVLRDVTTSSPIFRRLTDELVTLLAYEATRDVRTEPVTVQTPVAPAQGVRLADPKPLVVPILRAGLGMLEGMVRLLPTAEVGFLGMIRDEKTLQASTYAQRIPDDLTGRQCYVLDPMLATGGTLADAIGFLVDRGASQITAVCLLAAPEGLEHLERRLASCTVPVTIVMAGLDQRLNDQGFIVPGLGDAGDRLYGVVD; this is encoded by the coding sequence ATGCGGATCCACGTGGCTGACCACCCGCTCGTCGCCCACAAGCTCACGGTGCTGCGTGACGTCACCACGAGCTCGCCGATCTTCCGGCGGCTCACCGACGAGCTCGTCACCCTGCTCGCGTACGAGGCGACCCGCGACGTGCGGACCGAGCCGGTGACCGTCCAGACTCCGGTGGCTCCGGCCCAGGGGGTCCGCCTCGCCGACCCCAAGCCCCTGGTCGTCCCCATCCTGCGGGCGGGCCTCGGCATGTTGGAGGGCATGGTCCGGCTGCTGCCCACCGCCGAGGTCGGGTTCCTCGGCATGATCCGCGACGAGAAGACCCTCCAGGCCTCGACCTACGCCCAGCGGATCCCCGACGACCTCACCGGTCGGCAGTGCTACGTGCTCGACCCGATGCTGGCGACGGGTGGGACGCTCGCTGACGCGATCGGCTTCCTAGTCGACCGAGGCGCGAGCCAGATCACGGCGGTCTGCCTGCTCGCCGCCCCGGAGGGGCTCGAGCACCTGGAGCGGCGGTTGGCCTCCTGCACGGTTCCCGTCACGATCGTCATGGCGGGCCTCGACCAACGCCTCAACGACCAGGGCTTCATCGTTCCCGGACTGGGCGACGCCGGCGACCGGCTGTACGGCGTGGTCGACTGA
- a CDS encoding dienelactone hydrolase family protein — MCFDYDAIPPEPPESCVPVEGKRVVLTSTDATPFAAFEAMAPEPSGAGVVILPDIRGLFAYYERLAERFAGLGIDAVAIDYFGRTAGLEPRGADFDFRAHVAQTTPETVAADIEAAVDHLRRRNRVRGIVTVGFCFGGSYSFLQAANPRLVEPREEDGTDAGTARTGTTDTTTRSGLVGVIGFYGGMRPRVPGGPTPISEAPKARVPVLGLFGGADSSIPPEQVEAFAAGLRQAGVEHTVHTYPGAPHSFFDRSHHDHTSECADAWRRMLAFIRRHTAA; from the coding sequence ATGTGCTTCGACTATGACGCGATCCCGCCGGAGCCACCGGAGAGCTGCGTTCCCGTCGAGGGCAAGCGAGTCGTCCTCACGTCGACCGACGCCACGCCGTTCGCGGCCTTCGAGGCCATGGCACCTGAGCCGTCCGGCGCCGGCGTGGTGATCCTCCCCGACATTCGTGGCCTGTTCGCCTACTACGAGCGGCTCGCCGAACGGTTCGCCGGGCTGGGCATCGACGCCGTGGCGATCGACTACTTCGGTCGAACGGCCGGACTCGAGCCTCGCGGCGCCGACTTCGACTTCCGCGCCCACGTCGCCCAGACCACCCCGGAGACTGTCGCCGCGGACATCGAGGCAGCGGTCGACCACCTCCGGCGGCGCAACCGGGTCCGCGGGATCGTCACGGTCGGCTTCTGCTTCGGTGGGAGCTACTCGTTCCTCCAAGCGGCCAACCCACGGCTCGTCGAGCCCCGAGAGGAGGATGGGACGGACGCCGGGACAGCGCGCACCGGGACGACGGACACCACGACACGCTCGGGCCTCGTCGGCGTCATCGGCTTCTACGGCGGCATGCGACCCAGGGTGCCCGGTGGCCCCACGCCGATCAGCGAGGCGCCGAAGGCCCGGGTCCCGGTGCTCGGCCTGTTCGGTGGTGCCGACTCGAGCATCCCGCCCGAGCAGGTCGAGGCGTTCGCCGCGGGCCTGCGCCAGGCGGGCGTCGAGCACACCGTCCACACGTACCCGGGTGCGCCGCACAGCTTCTTCGACCGCAGCCACCACGACCACACCAGCGAGTGCGCCGACGCCTGGCGTCGGATGCTGGCGTTCATCCGCCGGCACACCGCCGCGTGA
- a CDS encoding glycosyltransferase family 2 protein, giving the protein MGVKVSVVIPVYNPGPYLETCLTSVLHQTLPPSEYEVLFIDDGSTDGSTQRLQTVVEQHPHIRLIHAARTGGPGRPRNIGIEAAKGEYVYFLDPDDRLTPRALERMYDMAVRNSADIVIGKVVGHGGRGVPSRLFRESKDSADLIKDNLFGLLTPHKLFRTAFLLRHRLRFPEGPVWLEDHRFVVEAFFLAKKISVLADEVCCHWVKQRGRAHYSARRFDPVKYYKALRAVLDVVDAYTIPGDDRDQLYAHWYHGKMLRLLGGQTFLNRFIRPRRYIQAREIRKLAKERFAPSVEQWLPVSMRVRARLLHAGAYADISRLARAERGLTVVPFLDRVDWDGNQLVVRVTGRLTYADGRPVRFQRNDGRLLWEPPVQLRTPLSDDAFDVTKVIEESRLDIYVRDRQDGGDFAIPTTSHLVPEGSGGLEQLVLQGTARIDVRSGKLGRPLDPGIWDLFVRMETCGWVVQRRLSRPTSVQIQAPQPKRVLGADGTFLVEPYWTALGKLSLRVSVEPPD; this is encoded by the coding sequence ATGGGCGTGAAGGTCAGTGTGGTGATTCCGGTCTACAACCCGGGGCCCTACTTGGAGACCTGCCTCACGTCGGTCCTCCACCAGACCCTTCCGCCGAGCGAGTACGAGGTGCTGTTCATCGACGACGGCTCCACGGACGGCAGCACCCAACGGCTCCAGACCGTGGTCGAACAGCATCCCCATATCCGGCTCATCCATGCGGCTCGCACCGGTGGACCGGGCCGCCCGCGCAACATCGGAATCGAGGCGGCGAAGGGTGAGTACGTCTACTTCCTCGACCCCGACGACCGGCTGACGCCTCGGGCGCTCGAACGGATGTACGACATGGCGGTCCGCAACAGCGCCGACATCGTCATCGGGAAAGTGGTCGGTCACGGCGGCCGCGGGGTGCCCTCGCGCCTGTTCCGGGAGTCCAAGGACTCCGCGGACCTGATCAAGGACAACCTCTTCGGCCTCTTGACGCCGCACAAGCTCTTCCGCACGGCTTTCCTCCTCCGACACCGCCTGCGGTTCCCCGAGGGGCCGGTCTGGCTGGAGGACCACCGCTTCGTCGTCGAGGCGTTCTTCCTCGCCAAGAAGATCAGCGTGCTCGCGGACGAGGTCTGCTGCCACTGGGTCAAGCAGCGGGGGCGGGCGCACTACTCAGCGCGTCGGTTCGACCCGGTGAAGTACTACAAGGCGCTGCGTGCCGTGCTCGACGTCGTCGACGCCTACACGATCCCCGGGGACGACCGCGACCAGCTCTACGCCCACTGGTACCACGGCAAGATGCTCCGCCTGCTGGGCGGGCAGACCTTCCTCAACCGCTTCATCCGGCCACGCCGGTACATCCAGGCCCGGGAGATCCGCAAGCTCGCCAAGGAGCGTTTCGCTCCCTCCGTCGAGCAATGGCTGCCGGTCTCCATGCGGGTCCGCGCACGCTTGCTCCACGCGGGCGCCTACGCCGACATCAGCAGGCTCGCCCGGGCCGAGCGCGGCCTGACCGTCGTCCCCTTCCTGGACCGGGTGGACTGGGACGGCAACCAACTGGTCGTCCGGGTGACCGGCCGGCTCACCTACGCCGACGGCCGCCCCGTGCGGTTCCAGCGGAACGACGGTCGCTTGCTGTGGGAACCGCCCGTGCAGCTGCGGACGCCCCTATCCGACGACGCCTTCGACGTGACGAAGGTGATCGAGGAAAGCCGGCTGGACATCTATGTCCGCGATCGCCAGGACGGCGGCGACTTCGCCATCCCCACGACCTCCCACCTGGTGCCCGAGGGGTCAGGCGGGCTCGAGCAGCTCGTCCTGCAAGGCACGGCCCGGATCGACGTGCGGTCCGGCAAGCTGGGCCGACCGCTCGACCCCGGCATCTGGGATCTCTTCGTCCGGATGGAGACCTGCGGGTGGGTCGTGCAACGGCGGCTCAGTCGGCCCACCTCGGTGCAGATCCAGGCCCCGCAGCCCAAGCGGGTGCTCGGCGCCGACGGCACCTTCCTCGTCGAGCCGTACTGGACGGCGTTGGGGAAGCTGAGCCTCAGGGTCAGCGTGGAGCCGCCCGACTGA
- a CDS encoding Re/Si-specific NAD(P)(+) transhydrogenase subunit alpha, with translation MRIAVLRERRPGERRVAMLPEFVPRLLSTGVEVVVETDAGAEMGIPDEAYRDAGARVLDDVFDADVVVSVQPINLATARALAEGTVTISFLPTRQELPLVRRMRERKLTSFSMDLVPRTSRAQPMDAVTSQSMVAGYRAAIVAAERLPRFFPLLMTAAGTVEPATVLVLGAGVAGLQAIATARRLGANVQAYDVRRAAAEEVASLGARFLDLGLPPLEGEGGYAREMTEERSLRQRELLAPYVADADVLITTAAVPGRPAPLLVTSEMVEAMRPGSVVVDLVADQGGNVAGSVPGQELSVNGVLIWGGQNVPSQLPMQASRLYSQNILNMLMLLLRDGELRLDFDDEILASACVTHAGEVRHRPTAELIPEVG, from the coding sequence GTGAGGATCGCGGTCTTGCGCGAGCGACGTCCCGGCGAACGCCGGGTCGCCATGCTTCCGGAGTTCGTGCCTCGGCTGCTCTCGACCGGGGTCGAGGTGGTGGTGGAGACCGACGCCGGCGCGGAGATGGGGATCCCCGACGAGGCGTACCGCGACGCCGGCGCGCGCGTCCTCGACGACGTCTTCGACGCCGACGTCGTCGTGTCCGTGCAACCGATCAACCTCGCGACCGCTCGCGCGCTGGCGGAGGGAACCGTCACCATCTCGTTCCTACCGACCAGGCAGGAGCTCCCGCTCGTCCGGCGCATGCGCGAGCGGAAGCTCACGTCGTTCTCGATGGACCTGGTGCCCCGAACCTCACGCGCCCAGCCGATGGACGCGGTCACCTCCCAGTCCATGGTGGCCGGGTACCGGGCGGCGATCGTCGCCGCCGAGCGACTGCCGCGGTTCTTCCCGCTCCTCATGACCGCGGCCGGCACGGTCGAGCCGGCGACGGTGCTCGTCCTCGGCGCCGGCGTGGCCGGGCTCCAGGCGATCGCGACCGCACGTCGGCTCGGGGCGAACGTGCAGGCGTACGACGTGCGGCGAGCGGCCGCCGAGGAGGTCGCCAGCCTGGGCGCGCGCTTCCTCGACCTGGGCCTCCCGCCGTTGGAGGGAGAGGGCGGCTACGCGCGCGAGATGACCGAGGAACGCTCCCTGCGGCAGCGGGAGCTGCTCGCGCCGTACGTCGCCGACGCGGACGTGCTCATCACGACCGCGGCCGTCCCGGGGCGACCCGCGCCTCTGCTGGTGACGTCGGAGATGGTCGAGGCCATGCGGCCGGGGTCGGTGGTCGTCGACCTGGTCGCCGACCAGGGAGGCAACGTCGCGGGCAGCGTTCCCGGCCAGGAGCTGTCGGTCAACGGCGTCCTCATCTGGGGCGGTCAGAACGTCCCCAGCCAGCTCCCGATGCAGGCCAGCCGTCTGTACTCCCAGAACATCCTCAACATGCTCATGCTCTTGCTGCGCGACGGCGAGCTGCGTCTCGACTTCGACGACGAGATCCTCGCCAGCGCGTGCGTCACCCATGCCGGTGAGGTGAGACACCGGCCGACAGCCGAGCTGATCCCGGAGGTGGGCTGA
- a CDS encoding NAD(P)(+) transhydrogenase (Re/Si-specific) subunit beta — translation MGESGSTMGEVVTPTWAQVGYVIATICLILALRGLSSPRTARAGNLVGAAGALLALVLVFLTARLDHLLPILCALGLGGLVGVAAARKVTLTAVPGLVAVLNGVGSAAVVLVALARVTSGGLASALAAFAVVAGAVSVAGSAVSVAKLSDLLPARPIVVPRAPWVYGGTVLAALAAAVVLALTGATPVGVLLALLGLAVGVLLVLPVSGSDVAVVISLLTAVTGLAVAASGYLLDSVLLLVAGILVGAAGLVLTRRMARTMGRRLSTILVGALAGPPTLARDGTRPMKTVGPEDVAALLGYASRVVLVPGYGLAVAQAQHALRDLADVLTSRGVEVRYAVHPVAGRMPGHMNVLLAEADVPYDQLADLDRANSEFPSADVALVVGANDVVNPAARRPYGSPLAGMAILDVDRAASVVVLKRSRGLGYAGVENELFYDPKTSVLFGDAKESLTRLVAALRSL, via the coding sequence GTGGGCGAAAGCGGGTCGACCATGGGTGAGGTCGTGACGCCCACGTGGGCGCAGGTGGGCTACGTCATCGCCACGATCTGTCTGATCCTCGCGCTGAGAGGGCTGTCGTCACCGCGGACCGCGCGTGCCGGGAACCTCGTGGGCGCGGCGGGAGCGCTCCTGGCGCTCGTGCTCGTCTTCCTCACCGCGCGACTGGACCACCTGCTGCCGATCCTGTGCGCCCTCGGCCTGGGTGGCCTCGTCGGTGTGGCCGCCGCACGCAAGGTCACGTTGACCGCGGTGCCGGGGCTCGTCGCGGTGCTCAACGGCGTCGGGAGCGCGGCCGTGGTCCTGGTGGCGCTCGCGCGGGTGACCTCCGGTGGGCTCGCGTCCGCCCTCGCGGCGTTCGCGGTCGTGGCGGGCGCGGTGAGCGTGGCGGGTTCAGCGGTCAGCGTCGCCAAGCTGAGCGACCTGCTGCCGGCGCGGCCGATCGTCGTGCCGCGGGCCCCCTGGGTCTACGGCGGTACGGTGCTCGCCGCGCTGGCGGCCGCGGTCGTGCTTGCCTTGACCGGCGCCACGCCGGTCGGCGTCCTGCTCGCCCTCTTGGGCCTCGCGGTCGGCGTCCTGCTCGTGCTGCCGGTCAGCGGGTCGGACGTTGCCGTCGTGATCTCCCTGCTCACCGCGGTCACCGGGCTGGCGGTGGCAGCGAGCGGCTACCTGCTCGACTCCGTGCTGCTCCTGGTGGCCGGCATCCTCGTGGGCGCGGCCGGGCTCGTGCTCACGCGGCGCATGGCCCGGACGATGGGCCGCCGACTCAGCACCATCCTGGTCGGCGCGCTGGCCGGGCCGCCCACCCTCGCGCGGGACGGCACCCGACCGATGAAGACGGTCGGTCCGGAGGACGTGGCGGCGCTCCTCGGGTACGCCAGTCGTGTCGTCCTGGTGCCCGGCTATGGCCTGGCGGTCGCCCAGGCCCAGCACGCGCTCCGTGACCTGGCCGACGTCCTGACCAGCCGGGGCGTCGAGGTCCGCTACGCGGTCCACCCGGTCGCCGGTCGGATGCCCGGCCACATGAACGTCCTGCTCGCCGAGGCGGACGTCCCCTACGACCAGCTGGCCGACCTGGACCGGGCCAACTCCGAGTTCCCGTCGGCGGACGTCGCCCTCGTCGTCGGAGCGAACGACGTGGTCAACCCCGCCGCGCGACGTCCCTACGGGTCGCCACTCGCCGGCATGGCCATCCTCGACGTCGACCGGGCGGCGTCGGTGGTCGTGCTCAAGCGGTCGCGAGGGCTCGGGTACGCGGGGGTGGAGAACGAGCTCTTCTACGACCCGAAGACCTCCGTGCTCTTCGGCGACGCCAAGGAGTCGTTGACACGGTTGGTGGCGGCGCTGCGGAGCCTCTAG
- a CDS encoding tRNA adenosine deaminase-associated protein has protein sequence MSYFAAAFTRTGGGWQGDEIDLDDVRQIEDVAEVASQVESDDGVVVVLVEDEDWFGVVRVDPDDDPKAFVSDAAEAVRSPVGAALLSELAANESPDDLPSEPLGDKGVLDDLGVPSDELHQLAVGIGTSPSEAVAVLAERLGCVDALEAVR, from the coding sequence GTGTCGTACTTCGCGGCAGCGTTCACCCGCACAGGCGGCGGGTGGCAGGGAGATGAGATCGACCTCGATGACGTCCGGCAAATCGAGGACGTCGCCGAGGTCGCCAGCCAGGTCGAGTCCGACGACGGGGTGGTCGTCGTCCTGGTGGAGGACGAGGACTGGTTCGGCGTCGTGCGTGTCGACCCCGACGACGACCCGAAGGCCTTCGTCTCCGATGCGGCGGAGGCCGTGCGGTCTCCCGTCGGTGCGGCGCTGCTGAGTGAGCTCGCCGCGAATGAGTCGCCGGACGACCTGCCGTCCGAGCCATTGGGCGACAAGGGCGTGCTGGACGATCTCGGCGTCCCCTCCGACGAGCTCCACCAACTCGCGGTCGGCATCGGCACGTCGCCGAGTGAGGCCGTCGCGGTCCTGGCGGAGCGGCTGGGCTGCGTCGACGCGCTCGAGGCCGTCCGCTGA
- a CDS encoding P-loop NTPase gives MTATVVFASGKGGVGKSTVAVNVAAALAREGVRIGLVDADVYGPDIPAMVGLTRRTPARSVTLWQRDLPPLEPVERFGIPIVSAQFLLSEEQALDWSAPLVALLLRRLVTDVAWPAEPDLLLVDVPPGTGDLQQDLLGLVPDAQVVLVVTPQHAAHLDCRKMVSMLRRRKTALLGGVENMSGYACPSCGHQTPLFPPVAAEHAIWAEDVERLGAIPFHPTTGHVHAPVVVTDPDAAASREFTTVARRIAERVG, from the coding sequence ATGACCGCCACGGTCGTCTTCGCCAGCGGGAAGGGCGGCGTCGGCAAGAGCACCGTCGCGGTGAACGTCGCCGCCGCCCTCGCGCGCGAGGGCGTGCGGATCGGCCTGGTGGACGCGGATGTCTACGGACCGGACATCCCGGCGATGGTGGGCCTCACGCGCCGCACGCCAGCACGGTCGGTGACCCTGTGGCAGCGGGACCTGCCGCCGCTGGAGCCGGTGGAGCGGTTCGGGATCCCGATCGTGTCGGCGCAGTTCCTCCTCAGTGAGGAGCAGGCGTTGGACTGGTCGGCACCGCTCGTGGCTCTGCTGCTGCGCCGGCTCGTCACCGACGTGGCGTGGCCGGCCGAGCCCGACCTCCTCCTGGTCGATGTCCCGCCTGGGACGGGTGACCTGCAGCAGGACCTTCTGGGGCTGGTTCCCGACGCCCAGGTCGTCCTCGTCGTGACGCCCCAGCACGCCGCTCACCTCGACTGCCGAAAGATGGTGTCGATGCTGCGGCGACGCAAGACCGCGCTGCTCGGCGGTGTGGAGAACATGAGCGGCTACGCATGCCCCTCGTGCGGGCACCAGACGCCGCTGTTTCCACCGGTGGCGGCCGAGCACGCGATCTGGGCGGAGGACGTCGAGCGGCTGGGTGCGATCCCGTTCCATCCGACCACCGGCCACGTCCACGCTCCCGTCGTCGTGACGGATCCCGACGCGGCCGCCAGCCGGGAGTTCACCACCGTCGCGCGTCGGATCGCCGAACGGGTCGGTTGA
- a CDS encoding NAD(P) transhydrogenase subunit alpha: MAEGIALVIILVFSAFTGYEVVSKVPTVLHTPLLSGANAIAGVILLGAVLVAGRASTTAELVVGLVAVFLASLNLAGGFVVTDRMVEKFGGRKRVDHG; the protein is encoded by the coding sequence GTGGCCGAAGGGATCGCACTCGTCATCATCCTCGTCTTCAGCGCGTTCACCGGCTACGAGGTCGTCTCGAAGGTGCCGACGGTCCTGCACACGCCCCTGCTGTCCGGGGCCAACGCCATCGCCGGCGTGATCCTCCTCGGCGCCGTTCTCGTCGCGGGGCGGGCCAGCACCACGGCCGAGCTCGTGGTCGGGCTGGTCGCGGTCTTCCTCGCCAGCCTCAACCTGGCCGGTGGGTTCGTGGTGACCGACCGGATGGTGGAGAAGTTCGGTGGGCGAAAGCGGGTCGACCATGGGTGA
- a CDS encoding glycoside hydrolase family 2 TIM barrel-domain containing protein has translation MPANTPAGLTAAARPWETPELTGVNRLPGRATLLPYRTAEDARARERADVLRLDGDWAFQLVDRPEDTPADFAAPDFDDSSWGTIAVPGNWTMQGYGRPQYTNVQMPFRPNRPPHVPEHNPTGLYRTSFELPPEWAGRRLVLHIGGAISVSSVWLNGQPVGLGKDSRLPSEYDVTRLAHPGTNTLAVQVIQWSDASYIEDQDQWWQAGIHRSVYLYATGPTYLHDVAVTAGYDYQTGAGTLDILTTVGGLPGPGWHVVATLDGPDGEPTLTEPLTGEPLLRAGDPPGFGQVRLETSLPSVQPWSAEVPTLYTVVVSLRDPDGQEVEATSVRTGFRTVEVRDRQLLVNGKAVTIRGVNRHEHHDRYGSAVPLETVRRDVEVLKAFNVNAVRTSHYPPDPAFLDLADAYGLYVIDEANIEAHANYSTLCDDPRYQAAFLDRVSRMVLRDRNHPSVIAWSLGNESGYGPNHDAAAGWVRRVDPSRVLHYEGAINADWSGGHAATDIVCPMYPSIDRIVEWARTTTDHRPLIMCEYAHAMGNSCGNLADYWAAIESHHGLQGGFIWEMLDHGIAVTAEDGTSYWAYGGDFGDEPHDGNFVCDGLFWPDRRPHPAMWEVKRVYQPVDAELVDAHGEVVDAEGKPTDSVGAARLRIRNKYDFRDLGHLRITWTVTVDGSVVATGILPQLAVPPGGAEEIDVPWQVPELAPGQEAHALLRFVADHEPLLGERHEVGWVQLALGVAPAPEASGDVVSGTTGPLTVEESESGWTIRGDRVEVAVRRGDGVLTAWRVDGVDLLTRGPVPNVWRAPTDNDGIRTVTDEWHRRSQAYFRWIDAGLDRLTSRLEKLSVEPAESSGDKAGHVVIAWSERLCPPDRDHGIGHEARLVVAADGSLHAEHRFEVDRELPDLPRIGVVATVPAGFEDLEWFGRGPHESYIDRKAGAALGRWISTVDDQYVPYILPQEHGNKTDVRWMALRREDGVGLLVSAPTPVEAKASHYSDATLDSAWHTVDLVRDEVTHLFVDVRQRGLGGASCGPDTLERYRVPSGTTYELRYRLVPLRPEDDPAVVHRAARP, from the coding sequence ATGCCAGCCAACACCCCTGCCGGCCTCACGGCGGCGGCACGCCCGTGGGAGACGCCCGAGCTCACCGGGGTCAACCGCCTTCCTGGGCGGGCGACACTGCTCCCCTACCGGACAGCTGAGGACGCGCGAGCCCGCGAACGCGCGGACGTCCTCCGCCTCGACGGCGACTGGGCCTTCCAGCTCGTCGACCGCCCCGAGGACACCCCCGCCGACTTCGCCGCGCCCGACTTCGACGACTCCTCCTGGGGAACCATCGCCGTCCCCGGCAACTGGACGATGCAGGGCTACGGACGCCCGCAGTACACCAACGTCCAGATGCCGTTCCGGCCGAACCGGCCGCCCCACGTCCCGGAGCACAATCCCACGGGGCTGTACCGGACCAGCTTCGAGCTGCCGCCGGAGTGGGCGGGGCGCCGGCTCGTCCTTCACATCGGCGGCGCGATCTCGGTGTCGTCGGTCTGGCTCAACGGCCAGCCGGTCGGTCTCGGCAAGGACTCCCGACTGCCGAGCGAGTACGACGTTACCCGCCTCGCCCACCCTGGCACCAACACCCTCGCCGTCCAGGTCATCCAGTGGTCCGACGCGAGCTACATCGAGGACCAGGACCAGTGGTGGCAGGCGGGCATCCACCGGTCGGTCTACCTCTACGCGACGGGACCGACCTACCTCCACGACGTCGCCGTGACCGCCGGCTACGACTACCAAACCGGCGCGGGCACCCTCGACATCCTCACCACGGTGGGTGGTCTTCCCGGACCCGGGTGGCACGTCGTCGCCACCCTCGACGGCCCGGACGGCGAGCCCACGCTCACCGAGCCCCTGACCGGCGAGCCCCTGCTGCGAGCCGGCGACCCACCGGGGTTCGGCCAGGTGCGGCTGGAGACGTCCCTTCCCTCGGTTCAGCCGTGGTCGGCGGAGGTCCCGACGCTCTACACGGTCGTGGTGAGCTTGCGCGACCCCGACGGTCAGGAGGTCGAAGCCACGTCGGTGCGCACCGGCTTCCGCACCGTCGAGGTCCGCGACCGTCAGTTGCTCGTCAACGGCAAAGCGGTCACCATCCGAGGCGTCAACCGTCACGAGCACCACGACCGCTACGGGAGCGCCGTCCCGCTGGAGACGGTGCGGCGTGACGTCGAGGTGCTGAAGGCGTTCAACGTGAACGCGGTCCGCACCTCCCACTACCCGCCCGACCCGGCGTTCCTGGACCTCGCGGACGCCTACGGCCTCTACGTCATCGACGAGGCCAACATCGAGGCCCACGCCAACTACTCGACCCTGTGCGACGACCCGCGCTACCAGGCGGCGTTCCTCGACCGGGTCAGCCGCATGGTGCTGCGCGACCGCAACCACCCGAGCGTCATCGCGTGGTCGCTGGGGAACGAGTCCGGCTACGGACCCAACCACGACGCCGCCGCCGGCTGGGTGCGCCGGGTCGACCCGAGCCGGGTGCTCCACTACGAGGGTGCGATCAACGCGGACTGGTCCGGCGGGCACGCCGCCACCGACATCGTCTGCCCCATGTACCCGTCGATCGACCGCATCGTCGAGTGGGCCAGGACGACCACCGACCACCGCCCGCTCATCATGTGCGAGTACGCCCACGCCATGGGCAACAGCTGCGGCAACCTCGCCGACTACTGGGCGGCGATCGAGTCCCACCACGGCCTGCAGGGCGGCTTCATCTGGGAGATGCTCGACCACGGCATCGCCGTCACCGCCGAGGACGGGACGTCGTACTGGGCCTACGGCGGGGACTTCGGTGACGAGCCCCACGACGGGAACTTCGTCTGCGACGGCCTGTTCTGGCCGGACCGCCGCCCACACCCGGCGATGTGGGAGGTCAAGCGGGTCTACCAGCCGGTCGACGCCGAGCTCGTCGACGCCCACGGTGAGGTCGTGGACGCCGAAGGGAAGCCGACCGACTCGGTAGGCGCGGCCCGGCTGCGCATCCGCAACAAGTACGACTTCCGGGACCTCGGTCACCTGCGCATCACCTGGACCGTCACCGTCGACGGCTCGGTGGTGGCGACCGGCATCCTGCCCCAGCTGGCCGTCCCGCCCGGCGGAGCCGAGGAGATCGACGTTCCCTGGCAGGTGCCCGAGCTGGCGCCCGGGCAGGAGGCCCACGCTCTGCTCAGGTTCGTGGCCGATCACGAACCGCTGCTCGGTGAGAGACACGAGGTCGGCTGGGTCCAGCTCGCGCTGGGCGTCGCGCCCGCGCCGGAAGCGAGCGGCGACGTGGTCAGCGGGACGACCGGGCCGCTCACGGTGGAGGAGTCGGAGTCCGGCTGGACGATCCGCGGCGACCGCGTCGAGGTCGCCGTCCGCCGTGGCGACGGGGTGCTCACGGCCTGGCGGGTCGACGGCGTCGACCTCCTGACCCGCGGTCCGGTTCCGAACGTGTGGCGGGCACCGACGGACAACGACGGCATTCGAACGGTGACCGACGAGTGGCACCGTCGATCCCAGGCGTACTTCCGGTGGATCGACGCCGGGCTGGACCGGCTCACGTCGCGGCTGGAGAAGCTGTCGGTGGAACCGGCGGAGTCGTCTGGCGACAAGGCCGGCCACGTGGTGATCGCGTGGTCGGAGCGCCTCTGCCCGCCGGACCGTGACCACGGTATCGGCCATGAGGCGCGGCTCGTCGTGGCGGCCGACGGGTCGCTCCACGCCGAGCATCGGTTCGAGGTCGACCGAGAGCTGCCGGATCTGCCGCGCATCGGCGTGGTGGCGACCGTCCCCGCCGGCTTCGAGGACCTGGAGTGGTTCGGGCGCGGCCCGCACGAGAGCTACATCGACCGCAAGGCCGGCGCGGCGCTAGGTCGCTGGATCAGCACCGTCGACGACCAGTACGTCCCCTACATCCTGCCCCAGGAGCACGGCAACAAGACCGACGTGCGCTGGATGGCGTTGCGTCGCGAGGACGGCGTCGGGCTGCTGGTGAGCGCGCCGACTCCGGTCGAGGCCAAGGCGTCCCACTACTCCGACGCCACGCTCGACTCGGCGTGGCACACCGTCGACCTGGTGCGCGACGAGGTGACCCACCTCTTCGTCGACGTCCGGCAGCGTGGCCTCGGGGGCGCGAGCTGCGGCCCCGACACGCTCGAACGCTACCGCGTGCCGTCGGGCACCACGTACGAGCTGCGGTATCGGTTGGTGCCGTTGCGGCCGGAGGACGACCCGGCGGTCGTGCACCGGGCTGCGCGCCCATGA